In the uncultured Desulfovibrio sp. genome, ATTTGCAAAATACGCGTTTTGCGGTCTGAAAAGGAAGCGCCGGGATTTTGAGCGCAACGTACTCAAGTACGTGAGCATCAAAATCCCGGCGCTGACGCATTCAGGGTGCAAAAGTCGGGTTTGCGTAAATCAGCCTGACAGGCTCACCCCGCCGCCAAAACCCTCCTACTTCTCCCAATGCGCTCGCAAAATCACCCTAAATCTTCGTCACGCCATCCTTGTCAGCGCGATTCCCCGGCACAGGGGCCTTCTCTGGCGCTTCCTTGGGCGTGGGCGCTACCGGCGCAGGCTTTTCAGGAGCCACCGGAGTCTTCTGCAGCGCATACTCTCTGGCAGTGCTTTCCATCACGGCCTGCCCAACCACCAGCCACTTCTCGCCCACCTTGCGCAGGGCAAGCCAACTGGTCATGCGGGCGGGCGTAGTTGCCTGCGCCACCGCCGCATCGGCCCCAAGCTCGGTAACCTTGGCGGCCTTCAGACTCTCAGGCACCCACGGGCAGTCAGGAGTGTCAGCCTTGCCGCACTGGGCTACCAGCTCGCCCGTGCTCACGCCGCGCATATACTGCTTTTGCAAGCGCGCCTGCATATCCACAACGCTGCCCAAAAGGTCTTCCATACCGCCCAGCCCAAGCAAACGCCCCATGGAATCCAGGGCGTTGAGCGCCTGATCTTCGCGCGTCATATTTTTAATCTGGTTGGTTGCAAAGGGCTTCATGTCAATTTGCGCCAGAAAAGCCGCGCCGTCATTTTTGTTCAGGGCGTCGGCCACATCATTCAGCGCCTTCTGCGGGCCGGAAGTAACGCAGGCCGCAACCAGTGCGCCCATCAGCAGCACCAGCGGCAACAGCAAACCACGGCGAAACAACATCATAACTACCTCTCTTGCGCACAAAAAAGTTTGGGTTTGAATGCGCTTTGCTTATTCTACGCCGTGCGGGCGCAAATGCAAAGTGCATCCCGGCGGCCCAAGCCCCCTTGCGGGGCTTTTTTTCCTTGCGCCCTTCTGCTACACATGGGCCACACGCCGCGAACGGAACAAGCCATGAAACGCGGCGGCAGGAGGCTTAGAATGAAAGTCATCATCATGTGCGGCGGCAAGGGTACGCGTCTGCGCGAAGAAACCTCGGTCAAACCCAAGCCCATGGTCGAGATCGGCGGACGGCCCGTGCTCTGGCACATCATGTCCATCTATGCGCGCTTTGGCTTCAAGGATTTCATCCTGCCCCTTGGTTACAAGGGCGAGGTCATCAAGCAGTATTTCCATGATTACAACATCCGCAATACGGATTTTACGGTTGACCTCAAGAGCGGCAACATCACCACCTATCCCAATCCCATTGAGGACTGGCGCGTGACCCTGTGCGACACCGGGCAGGAAACGCAAAAGGGTGGACGCCTCAAGCGCGTTGCCAAGCACATTGACACCGACCGCTTTATGGTTACTTACGGCGACGGCGTTGCCGATATCGACCTGAACAAGCTCATCGAATTTCACAAGCAGTCGGGCAGCATCGGCACCTTTACCGGTGTGCGCATGCCCTCGCGCTTTGGCACGGTGCGCACCGATGCCAACGGCAAGATCCTTTCGTGGGAAGAAAAGCCCGTGCTGGACGAATTTATCAACTGCGGATTTTTCGTCTTCAAACGCGAATTTCTTGACTACCTCACCGAGGACGAAGCCTGCGATCTGGAAAAAGAACCCTTGCAGCGGCTGGCGGCGGAAGGGCAGCTTTCCATGTATCCGCACCCCGGCCAGTGGCAGTGCATGGACACGCTGCGCGACTCCATCAAGCTCAACGAGATGTGGGACGCGGGCAAGGCTTTCTGGATCTAAACGCCGCTTCGCAACACTTAGTTAAAGCTTCGGCTGCGGCCTGCCCGTAGCCGAAGCGTACTTCACAGGCTGCACATCCCCTTTCCGCGTCAGCCAACGCGCGAAAACCCAACGAGGAACCAACATGTTTGCCAACGCATATAAAGGACGCCGGGTCTTTGTAACCGGACACACGGGATTCAAAGGTTCATGGCTTGCGGCATGGCTGACCCAGATGGGCGCAGTGGTCGGCGGTTTTTCTGACTGCGTGCCCACCACTCCCTCGCACTACACCGCCATGGATCTTTGCGCGCACCTCGAGGCCGATGTACGCGGCGACATCCGCGACCGCGAGAGCATGATCAAGGCCATGCGCCAGTTCCGCCCCGATGTGGTCTTCCACCTTGCGGCGCAGGCACTGGTGCGCAAGTCGTATGACGACCCGGCCCTGACCTTTGAAGCCAACATGATGGGCACTCTCAACGTGCTTGAGGCTGTGCGCGCCTGCCCCGATGTGCAGGCCGTCATCATGATTACTTCCGATAAATGCTACCGCAACGATGAATGGGTCTGGGGCTACCGCGAAACCGACCACCTCGGCGGGCACGACCCCTACTCCGCCTCCAAGGGCTGCGCGGAGATCATCGCCCACTCCTATTTTGAAAGCTTTTTCAAGGAGGGCCCAGCCTGCGCCACCGTGCGCGCTGGCAACGTGATTGGCGGCGGCGACTGGGCACAGGATCGCATTGTGCCCGACTGCGCCCGCGCATGGGCCGCCGGGCAGCCTGTGCAGATCCGCAGCCCGTGGGCCACGCGCCCCTGGCAGCTGGTACTGGAGCCTCTTTCCGGCTACCTGTGGCTTGGCGCGCGTTTGCTGCTGGGCCTCAACGAGCCTTTCAACCTGCGCGGTCAGGCCTACAACTTCGGCCCTGCGGCAGACGTCAACAACACCGTCGCCGAAGTGGTGGATGCCCTTGCCCTGCACTGGCCCGGCTTTGCCAGCGAAATGGACAAGAATGGTCAGGCTGGCATGAAAGAATGCACCCTGCTCAAGCTCTGCTGCGATAAAGCGCTGGCACATCTGGGCTGGAAGGCCACCCTCACCTTTGAGGAAACCATCCGCTACACCGCCGAATGGTACCACTGCTTCTATCGGGGCCAGAACGGCAAACAGCCCCAGAACATGCTCGACTTCACCCTTGGGCAGATCGCGGCCTACGTCAACGCGGCCGAACAGCGCAATCAGGTGTGGGTAAAGTAATGAATACGGAAGAAATGACTGCGCAGGATGTGGGCATTGCAGGCGCACTGCTGCACCCCCTGAAGGTCATTCCGACAGAAGGTGGGCCGGTGCTGCACATGCTGCGCCCCGGTTCGCCCCTGTTGCCAGACTTCAGCAAGGGCTTTGGCGAAATCTATTTTTCAGAGGTGCTGCCCGGGCACGTCAAGGCCTGGAAGCGCCACACCCGCCAAACCCAGCACTTTGCCGTGCCTTCCGGCCTGCTGAAAATCGTGATGTATGACGACAGACCAGATTCCGAGACGCGCGGCGTTTTGTGCGAACTGGCCCTTGGCAGACCGGAACACTACGGCCTGCTGCGCATCCCCGTGAATGTGTGGTACGGCTTTACGGCTATGGGTGACGCTCCGGCGCTCATCTGCAACTGCGCCGACATCCCCCACGACCCCACCGAAGGGCAGCGACTGCCCGCCGATGACCCTTCCATTCCCTACACATGGAGTGAAGGAGGCGTATAACATGCGCTGCGGCGATCTTTTGCGCGAGGCATGGATTCCCCGCCCTGCCCTCGCGCCAAAGCTTACTTTCCGCCAACAGGCAAGGGCGTGGTGGCAGGCCTGCCGCCCGCCTTTTTTCATTACGGCGGCTATTCCGGTTACTCTGGCTCTGGCACTGACCTTTCGCCTGCAAGGGAGCATCCGGCCAGGGCAGTGGGCATCCTACGCCCTGCTGCTGGCTGGCTGCTTTATGGGCCTGACCATTGCCAATCTGGCCAATGACCTCTTTGATCATATTCTTGGCGTGGACGGCGGCGACAACATCGGTGGCTCGCGCGTCATCCAGTCCGGCCTTATCAGCCCGCGCCAACTGTCCATTGTTCTGCTCCTGCTTACCCCGGCAACGCTTGCCGTGGGCGGCCTGCTGATTCTGGGGCTGGCCCCGGCCCTGCGCCCCGCACTCTGGGCATTGAGCGTGTTCGCGGTGGGTTCCGCCGTTTTTTACGTGGCGCCGCCCATCCGCTACGGGCATCGCGCCCTGGGCGAAGTTTTTGTATGCCTGAACATGGGCTTTATCATGGTGAGCGCCAGCGCCACTCTGCTGCTGGGCCGTTTTGAACCGTGCAGCCTTGCGCTGGCATTGCCCGTGGGCCTGATGGTGGCGGGGGTGCTGTACTACCAGAGCCTGCCGGAAATCGAAACTGATCTGGCGGCAGGCAAGCATACTCTTGCCAATACTCTGGGCAAGGCCGGAGCATTTTTGCTGTTCCACCTGTGGTGGCCGCTGGTGTGGCTGTTGCTGTGCAACCTGTGGGCAGCGGGGCTGGCGGGCTGGCCGGTGGTGCTGTGTCTGGCAGGCCTGCCCTTTTATCTGGCCGCCTGCCGCCGTATCCGCCTTGCCGGGGATGGCGACTGGCTGCCGCTGGACGCTCACGGGCATCTGGTGCGCAAATGCTACCTCATCAGCGGCGCGGCCCTGATACTGGGCGTGCTGCTGTAAACGCGCACGGCTGCAATCAACTGAAAAAAGGGCATTCCTGGTTGCCGGTTTATACCAGCAATCGGGAATGCCCTTAAAAATGCATACACACCTGTTCAAGCCGGAGATTCTCCGGCTTTTTTTGCGCCTTTAGTTACGATGCGGACAGTCAATCATTGAAAATATTTCTTTGTTTCCGCTATGACTATAGGGCTGAGCACCAACAGTGCCACAAGGTTGGGAAAGGCCATACAGGCATTAGTGATATCGGCCATATACCAGATAGGCCTAATGGACAGATACGGGGCAACAGCTACGCACAAAATATACAGTATTTTGTAGCTCATTACGTATTTTACCCCGTCCGTCAGATACACAACGCACCGTTCTCCGTAGTAATTCCAGCCAATGATTGTTGTAAAAGAAAAGAATACCAGTCCGATGGAGACTACGTACATCCCCATGTCGCCGGACATGCCAGCATTGAATGCGGCGTTGGAGAGGATACCGCCGTCAAGCGTAGAACTTTCCAGCAAACCAGAGGTGATAATAACCAGCCCCGTCATGGTGCAGATGACAATGGTCGTGAAAAACACGCCGGTCATGGCAATCAGGCCTTGCCGCACGCCGGAATCAGACTTGGCTGCGGCCACCACAATGGGGGCGCTGCCAAGCCCGGCTTCGTTGGTATACACACCTCGGGCAATGCCGGTGCGCATGGCGGTCATTACAGAAACAATGACAGCGCCGGTAGCGCCGCCAGCCACGGCAGTCGGCTCAAAAGCAGACTTCACAACCAGAACAAAAGCTCCAGGAAGCGCCGCCGACTGGTTGAACAGCACATAGGCCGAAGCTGCAACGTAAAAGGCCGCCATCAGCGGCACAACGAATTCAGCCACGCTGGAAATGGACTTGATGCCGCCAAGAACAACGGCTGCGGTGGCAATTGTCACAACAGCGCCCACCAGTGAGATCGGCATATTGAAGGCATTGCTGACAGATTCCGTGATCGCATTGACCTGCGGGAATGTGCCGCAGCCCATCAGTGCTGTAACCGCGCCAAAAAATGCAAACAGCTTGGCAAGCCATTTCCACTTAATACCCATGCCCTGCTCAATGTAATACATGGGGCCGCCAGCTACTTCACCATTCTCGTCTATGGAGCGGTATTTGATGGCCAACACGCCTTCAGCGTACTTTGTGGCCATGCCAAGAACAGCCGAGACCCACATCCAGAAGAGCGCGCCCGGCCCGCCCACACGCAGGGCGGTTGCCACGCCAACAATGCTGCCTGTGCCAATGGTTGCGGCCAGCGCCGTGCAGAGGGAAGCAAATGCGGAAACATCGCCCACACTGCCTTCCTCTTTTTCAAAAATATAACGAATGGCTTTGGGGAGATGGATAAACTGAAGAAATCCCAACCGGAGAGTATAATAAAGCCCGGTAATCAGGAGAAGGATCATGGTTGGGGGGCCCCAGACAATTTCCTGAATTTGTTGCAGCACGCCAATAAGACTTTCCATACACACTCTAATTTTCTTAAAATATTTGTTGAGTTGAAGAAAATTTGCTACAAGATGCCACATCCCGCGCACATGCCACCGCAAGGCATGTCCCGGCCATTACGAGCAGCATCTCACCACCATAGCAATGTGTATCACCGCTATAGAATAGGCCGGGCTGTTGTGATATGCGACTTTTTGTCATTCCGCAACTCCCGTTTTAATCTACTGCGATATCCAAACTCAAACAGCCTGGCTTTACCCTGCCAGGATATTCACGCTTGACGAGCTTTCATTCCGCAACTTTTGGGTAAAATGCATATAGCGTCCACAATTCACCAGCAAGTTGCATACGTCATCTAGCGCATGCTGCAACAAAAAGTGGGAATACGGCGACCGCATCCCCACGCATAAAAAAGCTACCAAGCCTGTCAGTCAACGAGGCGCGATAACGCCCTCCTGTCACTTGCTCAGTTGCTCCGCCTTTTTCATCAGGCTGAAATTGCGCATTTCAGAAATGCCCAATCCAAGCAGCGTCAGGGCTGTTCCGAGCGCAGCCATCCAGGTAATCTGCTCATGCAGCACCAGAACAGCAGTAATCACCGTGACAACGGGAATAAGGTAGATGTACACGCAGCTTTTGACAGCCCCAAGCCTTTGAATGGCAAACGTCCAGGCCACAAAACACAGGGCGGATGCCCCCAGCCCCAGAAACAGCAGGTTGAGGCTGTTAACCGGATTTTCCAGCCGTTCCAATCCCAGATGAAATTCCATAAATGGCAGGCAAGGCAGCATGAACAGCAGGCCGTAGAAAAAGCAGCGCCTCGTGACCAGCAGGCTGTTATAGCCAAAGACCAAGAGCTTGCGCGTCAAAATGGAATACCCTGCCCAGGAAAGCCCGGCCAGCACGGCAAGTATATCCCCCAGGGGGTTGAGACGCAGTTGCGTGCTCCCGCTAAAGCTGATGAGGCCAATGCCCAGCATGGCAGCTACAAAGCCCAAAAAAAAGTTCAGCCCCGGACGCTCGGCCCGTAGCAGCCAGAAGGCCAGCAAGCCTGCAAAAAATGGCGATATGGCAACAATCACGCCCACATTTGAGGCAAACGTATAAGTAAGAGCGATATTTTCAAGCAGAAAATACAGGGTCACGCCGCACAGCCCAGCTAAGGCGAACAGCACTTCCTGCCGTTTGTCCGTAATACGCAGCAAGCGCGGACAGGCAAGCCACAAGGCCACATAGCCCAGCAAAAAACGGAAAAAAAGAATCTCCACAGGCGTAAAAGCCCGCAACAGAACCTTTGTGGAAATAAATGTAATGCCCCACACGACAATGCAGAACAGTGCCGCCATGTGACCTGCGACAGATTTACTGAGCATTGGAATCACCAATTCAGAGCTTGTCCCGAAACAGGCAGGCAGCGCGAAACGGGGAGGGAATAAACAGAAAGGATACCGCGCCGCAGCTAAAGGCCGCTATCCGGCGCGAGGCCGGGGCCGCCCGACAGTCAGGCGGCCCCGGCAAAGATCAGTTGCGACGCTGGTCGTCCATGCCCAACTCAATGAGCCTCTCAAGCAACTGGCCAAAGTCGAGCCCCACGGTGCGAGCCTCGCGCGGCACAAGGCTGGTGGCCGTCATGCCCGGCAGGGTGTTTACCTCAAGTATGGTCAGGCTGTCGTCCGGGCCAAGAATAAAATCAGCCCGACTGTAGCCGCTCAGGCCAAGAGCCTTGTGCGCCGCAAGGGCAAGCTCCTGCACACGGGCGGTCAGCGCTTCGCTAATTGGCGCAGGGCATATCTCGCGCGCTCCGTCCTTGGCGTACTTGCTTTCATAGTCAAAAAAATCGCCAGCCACAGGCTCAATAAGAATGGGCGGCAGTGCTTCCTCGCCCAGAATGCCGCAGGTCACTTCCCGCCCTGCGAGCACAGGTTCCATGATGACCTCGTCGCCAGCGGCAAAAATGGATGCCAGCACTGCGTCAAGCTCGGCCCGGTTGCTGGCGCGGCCCATGCGCAGCGAAGACCCGCCCGTATTGCTTTTGACAAAGAGCGGATAGAGCAAGCGCGGCTGCCAGCTTGACTCAGGGGCGCAAGGCAAAAATTCCCAGTCTGCCGTGGGCAGGCCCGCCTGCCGAAATATCTGCTTGGCAGCACTTTTGTTGAGCGCCAGGAAAGACCCCGCAGGGCCGGAACCTTGATAGGGGCAGCCCACCCGCTCAAGCATGGCCTGCACAAGGCCGTCTTCGCCGGGTGCGCCGTGCAGGTTGATGAGGGCAAAATCGTGCGCGGCTGCTGTCTCAAGCAGGCAGTCAAAGCCCGAAAGCAGGTCAAAAAACGTTACCGAATGGCCGCGTTGCGCAAGCGCCTCCTGCATGGCGCGCGCCCCGTTGAGCGAAACTTCGCGCTCAGTGGACCACCCGCCCGCAATCAAAAGAATTTTCATGTAAGGCCCATCCCAGCTGCGCCTCAAGGGCGCTTTCAATATTTTTTCCCTGTCTGTAGGCAACGCCAATGCCCTCGCGCGCAGCCTCGGTACGGCCATAGCGCTCAAGCAGATCTTCGTAGCGTTCTTCAAGCGTTACGCAGGCATCGTGCCTGATGCGCTTGTCGGCATAGATCACAAAAAAAGGCAGTGAACAGATTTCCGGCCCATGGGGCAAGGCCCACGGCCACCACACGTGCATCATCACGCCCTGCGCAATGGCATAGTTACCCGTTTCAGCCACGGTCCAGGCTGCGCCCACCTGTGCATGGCTGCCGCCGTGCTTGACGCAGTAGGTCTTGGCAATGTCGTGCAAAAGGCCGCCAGCGCGGACCTCGGGGACACATACGGCAAAGCCCCTGTCTGCCGCCCGCTGAGCCAGCGTGGCTGCCACATGCGCCACCAGCAGAGAATGCCGCCGAATATTCGGCAGCATGCCGTATTTGTCCCACAGGGCCAAGCATGCGGCTTCACTGGGTACGGGCCGCAGAGCGCCCACGCTGCAAAGCGATGGCAAGGGAGGCAGATCGGCCAGAGGCCGGTTGCTTTCTTTCAGAGGGGGCTGCGCGCCGGAATTAGTGTTCATCCTCAAAGTATGCCACCGCAATAAAGGGATGGCAAGATTGTCATTGGTGGCCTTCAGTTGGCGGCAGATACACCCCGGATTCCATCCATGCTTTTCCGGCGCGGAGCGCTGCCGATCATTGATGCCTGCCTGGACGGGTTTTGCGCGCAAAAAATCCCGCTGCCCAGAGGACAACGGGATGGTGGTACATGGATAAATTAAAACCGTCAGTTTGCAGGCTTAACTGGCTTTGGAGCCTTGTTTACCGGTTTGGCTGCCTTGACCGGAGTGGCTTTACCAGCTTTTGCCGGGGCAGGCTTGCCCGCAGCGGCCGGGGCTGCCTTGGCCGAGGCCTCGGGCGAGGGCGCGCCGTTGATCATGTCTGACAGGGCCAGAATGGTGTTCGCATAGATGGCGGCATGATTGTAAGCCATGAGTAGCTGATGCTGCCGTGTGCGCGGCAGGCCCGACTTCCAGCCATGCTTGGCCAGATAGTTGGAAAGACTTGCCACAGCATCGGGGATGGTGAACAGATCAACCTTGCCATCGCCATCGCCGTCCGCGCCGTACATGGCGATATTGGAGGGCATGAACTGGCACAGGCCCACAGCACCGTAGATGGAACTCGGCAGATGGTGCGGATCGATATTATCACGCAGCATATGCTCCACCAGGGCCTTAACTTCCTTGTAGGCCCAATCCGCCCGTTTGGGCATGATTTCGGCAAACCAGTCGAGATGCTCCTGATAGCCGGGCATGCGCGGCAGCCAGTCAGGGATATCAGAAGGCTGACGCGTTACCGACATGCTGGCAAGCGTGTAAAAGGCGTTTTCCGGCACATCGGCCAGCACCTTGCCAAGGCGGGTTTCCACAAACAGCAGGGATACCGCTATGGATGAAGGCACGCCAAAACGGGCCTCTGCCTGATCAAAGGCGCGCTTGTTCTGCGCCACAAACTGGCGGCACAACTGCACGTTGGCATCGGTCAGCACGCCCTTGTAATACAGGGCCGCAGGCGCGGTGGAAGGCGGTTTGGGGAAAAATTTGCGGTTATACAGCTCGCGCATTTTTCTGCCCATGGGCGACTGCGTGGGCGTGGCGCTGAGCGTAGCCAGCAGGGCGTCCACCCGTGGGCCGGAAAGCCCGTCAGCCGCAAGCCGATCAGCCAAAGGCCGCCATGCCGGAGCTATGGCAGCGGGGCCTGCCGCTGGCTGCGGCTGGCTTTGCTGATACGACGGGGTATACGTTGGCGCAGGCG is a window encoding:
- a CDS encoding dTDP-4-dehydrorhamnose 3,5-epimerase family protein, which gives rise to MNTEEMTAQDVGIAGALLHPLKVIPTEGGPVLHMLRPGSPLLPDFSKGFGEIYFSEVLPGHVKAWKRHTRQTQHFAVPSGLLKIVMYDDRPDSETRGVLCELALGRPEHYGLLRIPVNVWYGFTAMGDAPALICNCADIPHDPTEGQRLPADDPSIPYTWSEGGV
- the rfbF gene encoding glucose-1-phosphate cytidylyltransferase, producing MKVIIMCGGKGTRLREETSVKPKPMVEIGGRPVLWHIMSIYARFGFKDFILPLGYKGEVIKQYFHDYNIRNTDFTVDLKSGNITTYPNPIEDWRVTLCDTGQETQKGGRLKRVAKHIDTDRFMVTYGDGVADIDLNKLIEFHKQSGSIGTFTGVRMPSRFGTVRTDANGKILSWEEKPVLDEFINCGFFVFKREFLDYLTEDEACDLEKEPLQRLAAEGQLSMYPHPGQWQCMDTLRDSIKLNEMWDAGKAFWI
- a CDS encoding D-alanine--D-alanine ligase, with protein sequence MKILLIAGGWSTEREVSLNGARAMQEALAQRGHSVTFFDLLSGFDCLLETAAAHDFALINLHGAPGEDGLVQAMLERVGCPYQGSGPAGSFLALNKSAAKQIFRQAGLPTADWEFLPCAPESSWQPRLLYPLFVKSNTGGSSLRMGRASNRAELDAVLASIFAAGDEVIMEPVLAGREVTCGILGEEALPPILIEPVAGDFFDYESKYAKDGAREICPAPISEALTARVQELALAAHKALGLSGYSRADFILGPDDSLTILEVNTLPGMTATSLVPREARTVGLDFGQLLERLIELGMDDQRRN
- a CDS encoding lytic murein transglycosylase, which produces MMLQPAFAVHSFCRRAWSVCGLAGCLLLCACSGAQTAASRGGDGITSYDLPSSPAASQPSYSTAGAPPAASPNTGQGYATPNYSGGYSGGYAGGSNGAGTTAAPSYGEPQSQAPAYAAPAPTYAPSPAPTYTPSYQQSQPQPAAGPAAIAPAWRPLADRLAADGLSGPRVDALLATLSATPTQSPMGRKMRELYNRKFFPKPPSTAPAALYYKGVLTDANVQLCRQFVAQNKRAFDQAEARFGVPSSIAVSLLFVETRLGKVLADVPENAFYTLASMSVTRQPSDIPDWLPRMPGYQEHLDWFAEIMPKRADWAYKEVKALVEHMLRDNIDPHHLPSSIYGAVGLCQFMPSNIAMYGADGDGDGKVDLFTIPDAVASLSNYLAKHGWKSGLPRTRQHQLLMAYNHAAIYANTILALSDMINGAPSPEASAKAAPAAAGKPAPAKAGKATPVKAAKPVNKAPKPVKPAN
- a CDS encoding HDIG domain-containing metalloprotein, whose product is MNTNSGAQPPLKESNRPLADLPPLPSLCSVGALRPVPSEAACLALWDKYGMLPNIRRHSLLVAHVAATLAQRAADRGFAVCVPEVRAGGLLHDIAKTYCVKHGGSHAQVGAAWTVAETGNYAIAQGVMMHVWWPWALPHGPEICSLPFFVIYADKRIRHDACVTLEERYEDLLERYGRTEAAREGIGVAYRQGKNIESALEAQLGWALHENSFDCGRVVH
- a CDS encoding prenyltransferase: MRCGDLLREAWIPRPALAPKLTFRQQARAWWQACRPPFFITAAIPVTLALALTFRLQGSIRPGQWASYALLLAGCFMGLTIANLANDLFDHILGVDGGDNIGGSRVIQSGLISPRQLSIVLLLLTPATLAVGGLLILGLAPALRPALWALSVFAVGSAVFYVAPPIRYGHRALGEVFVCLNMGFIMVSASATLLLGRFEPCSLALALPVGLMVAGVLYYQSLPEIETDLAAGKHTLANTLGKAGAFLLFHLWWPLVWLLLCNLWAAGLAGWPVVLCLAGLPFYLAACRRIRLAGDGDWLPLDAHGHLVRKCYLISGAALILGVLL
- a CDS encoding sodium:alanine symporter family protein — encoded protein: MESLIGVLQQIQEIVWGPPTMILLLITGLYYTLRLGFLQFIHLPKAIRYIFEKEEGSVGDVSAFASLCTALAATIGTGSIVGVATALRVGGPGALFWMWVSAVLGMATKYAEGVLAIKYRSIDENGEVAGGPMYYIEQGMGIKWKWLAKLFAFFGAVTALMGCGTFPQVNAITESVSNAFNMPISLVGAVVTIATAAVVLGGIKSISSVAEFVVPLMAAFYVAASAYVLFNQSAALPGAFVLVVKSAFEPTAVAGGATGAVIVSVMTAMRTGIARGVYTNEAGLGSAPIVVAAAKSDSGVRQGLIAMTGVFFTTIVICTMTGLVIITSGLLESSTLDGGILSNAAFNAGMSGDMGMYVVSIGLVFFSFTTIIGWNYYGERCVVYLTDGVKYVMSYKILYILCVAVAPYLSIRPIWYMADITNACMAFPNLVALLVLSPIVIAETKKYFQ
- the rfbG gene encoding CDP-glucose 4,6-dehydratase, with product MFANAYKGRRVFVTGHTGFKGSWLAAWLTQMGAVVGGFSDCVPTTPSHYTAMDLCAHLEADVRGDIRDRESMIKAMRQFRPDVVFHLAAQALVRKSYDDPALTFEANMMGTLNVLEAVRACPDVQAVIMITSDKCYRNDEWVWGYRETDHLGGHDPYSASKGCAEIIAHSYFESFFKEGPACATVRAGNVIGGGDWAQDRIVPDCARAWAAGQPVQIRSPWATRPWQLVLEPLSGYLWLGARLLLGLNEPFNLRGQAYNFGPAADVNNTVAEVVDALALHWPGFASEMDKNGQAGMKECTLLKLCCDKALAHLGWKATLTFEETIRYTAEWYHCFYRGQNGKQPQNMLDFTLGQIAAYVNAAEQRNQVWVK
- a CDS encoding DMT family transporter — encoded protein: MLSKSVAGHMAALFCIVVWGITFISTKVLLRAFTPVEILFFRFLLGYVALWLACPRLLRITDKRQEVLFALAGLCGVTLYFLLENIALTYTFASNVGVIVAISPFFAGLLAFWLLRAERPGLNFFLGFVAAMLGIGLISFSGSTQLRLNPLGDILAVLAGLSWAGYSILTRKLLVFGYNSLLVTRRCFFYGLLFMLPCLPFMEFHLGLERLENPVNSLNLLFLGLGASALCFVAWTFAIQRLGAVKSCVYIYLIPVVTVITAVLVLHEQITWMAALGTALTLLGLGISEMRNFSLMKKAEQLSK